In the Deltaproteobacteria bacterium genome, one interval contains:
- the mutL gene encoding DNA mismatch repair endonuclease MutL, with protein sequence MPGRILILPDDLTNKIAAGEVIERPASIVKELLENALDAGATDIAIELRQGGCESVRVTDNGAGIDPEDAVLAFSRFATSKIYHFDDIYKVHSFGFRGEALPSIASIAHVEMVTKQQGALAGVRVAAEAGSIKEISEAGCPVGTSILVTNIFGPVPVRRKFLKSEQTEQGHCLDVVSRLALSHPALSLKVTANGRLILNIPATDAADQRLALVLGTDFLDQMIFISGKREGLTLQGFASQPSLTRSNSKHIYPFVNKRFIRDHLINHAVMTAYRNLIPAKRYPAAVLLLELPPHEVDVNVHPAKMEVRFRNPRAVYETIVECLAGALSGVPAQTAGPAGEYLPRAPHTVPLSQYHSRVEEALKRYSISSAAPPANAAAAWQARESYPAKNYHTVQAEEAAVTIPDMVLSDYKYIGQVMETYLIFADAERLVMVDQHAAHERLLFENLKNKTSPHSHISSQRLLLPEVITLPPRDYALLMDCLPLLQDCGFEVEPFGLNTVVVKSLPSLFATLPPQAMISDLLAEFIEREGASLDEKREKIYALLACKGAIKANHKLSPLEVAALVKNLDAIPNIASCPHGRPVFLTYTLWDIEKMFKRR encoded by the coding sequence TTGCCCGGCCGTATTCTTATTTTACCAGATGATTTAACAAACAAAATTGCCGCCGGGGAGGTAATTGAACGGCCCGCTTCCATCGTCAAGGAGTTGTTGGAAAACGCCCTGGATGCGGGGGCGACCGACATTGCCATAGAGCTCCGCCAGGGTGGCTGCGAATCAGTCCGGGTAACCGATAACGGCGCAGGCATTGATCCTGAGGATGCGGTATTGGCTTTTTCCCGTTTTGCCACCAGCAAAATATATCATTTCGACGATATCTATAAGGTTCATTCCTTCGGATTTCGGGGGGAGGCCCTGCCCAGTATTGCCTCTATAGCCCATGTCGAGATGGTGACGAAGCAGCAGGGCGCCCTGGCTGGGGTGAGAGTAGCCGCGGAAGCTGGCAGCATCAAAGAAATCAGCGAGGCCGGCTGTCCGGTGGGGACCTCGATATTAGTTACCAATATCTTTGGACCCGTGCCGGTGCGTCGTAAATTTCTCAAGTCCGAACAGACGGAACAGGGTCACTGCCTGGATGTGGTCAGCAGATTGGCTCTTTCTCATCCTGCTTTGAGTCTGAAAGTTACGGCCAATGGGCGATTGATACTGAATATACCGGCCACGGATGCAGCCGACCAACGGTTGGCGCTTGTTCTCGGTACCGATTTTCTCGATCAGATGATCTTTATTTCGGGAAAGAGAGAAGGGCTTACTCTGCAGGGTTTTGCCTCTCAGCCGTCGCTCACCCGCTCTAATTCCAAACATATCTACCCCTTCGTCAATAAACGCTTTATCCGCGATCACCTGATCAATCACGCGGTGATGACAGCCTACCGGAATCTGATTCCCGCTAAAAGATACCCGGCCGCCGTCCTTTTGCTTGAGCTACCGCCGCATGAAGTTGATGTAAATGTCCATCCGGCCAAGATGGAGGTTCGTTTTCGTAATCCCCGTGCGGTTTACGAGACAATCGTGGAGTGTTTGGCCGGTGCGCTGAGCGGCGTTCCTGCGCAAACGGCAGGGCCGGCAGGGGAGTATTTGCCCCGTGCGCCGCACACGGTCCCGCTTTCCCAGTACCATTCCCGCGTGGAGGAAGCGCTGAAAAGGTACAGCATTTCCTCCGCAGCTCCCCCGGCAAACGCCGCTGCTGCCTGGCAGGCGCGAGAATCTTATCCGGCAAAAAATTATCATACGGTACAGGCGGAAGAGGCTGCTGTAACCATTCCGGACATGGTTCTTAGTGATTATAAGTATATAGGTCAGGTTATGGAGACGTATCTTATTTTTGCTGATGCCGAGAGACTGGTTATGGTGGATCAACATGCCGCCCATGAAAGGCTGTTATTCGAAAATTTAAAGAATAAGACTTCTCCCCATAGCCATATTTCGAGTCAGCGGTTGCTCCTGCCGGAGGTAATCACCTTGCCGCCCCGCGATTATGCTTTGTTGATGGATTGTCTGCCGCTTCTTCAGGATTGTGGCTTTGAAGTAGAACCCTTTGGCCTGAATACGGTAGTGGTCAAGTCTCTGCCGTCGCTCTTTGCGACTTTGCCGCCCCAGGCGATGATAAGCGATTTGCTGGCTGAATTCATCGAAAGGGAAGGCGCGTCATTGGATGAAAAAAGAGAAAAAATATATGCTCTTTTAGCCTGTAAGGGCGCCATCAAGGCCAATCACAAACTTTCGCCGTTGGAAGTTGCCGCTCTGGTCAAGAATCTTGACGCGATACCAAACATCGCTTCCTGCCCCCACGGACGTCCTGTCTTTCTTACTTACACCCTGTGGGACATCGAAAAAATGTTTAAGAGACGTTGA
- a CDS encoding type III pantothenate kinase, with amino-acid sequence MLLVMDVGNTDTVLGVYDGEELVHDWRIRTNASHTVDEYGILIYNLYKSSRLSSQAVTDIIISCVVPPMLNILEPLCRKYFNIKPMIVGPGIKTGMPIFYDNPKEVGADRIVNAVACYNKYARDLIVVDFGTATTFDYISPQGEYMGGCIAPGIMISTEALFERTAKLPRVELTKPRNIVAKDTVSSMQAGIMYGYAGLVDGIVGRMKKEVDGNPLVVATGGLATVIAAQTATIDVVEQMLTLDGLRIIYNINVKKRDCSGDGEISGNIPSQRESHLR; translated from the coding sequence ATGCTATTAGTCATGGATGTAGGAAACACCGATACCGTCTTGGGTGTGTACGATGGCGAAGAACTGGTGCATGACTGGAGAATCCGCACCAATGCCAGTCATACGGTAGATGAATACGGCATCCTTATTTACAATCTCTATAAGTCAAGCCGCCTCAGTTCGCAGGCGGTTACGGATATCATTATTTCCTGTGTCGTGCCGCCCATGCTGAATATCCTGGAACCTCTGTGCCGGAAATATTTTAATATCAAACCGATGATTGTTGGCCCGGGTATCAAGACGGGCATGCCGATTTTTTACGATAATCCGAAGGAAGTAGGCGCCGATCGCATTGTTAATGCCGTCGCCTGTTACAATAAGTATGCGCGGGACTTGATCGTCGTTGATTTCGGCACCGCCACCACTTTTGATTATATATCTCCCCAGGGTGAATATATGGGCGGATGCATCGCACCAGGGATCATGATCTCCACGGAAGCTCTGTTTGAACGCACCGCCAAACTGCCGCGAGTGGAACTTACCAAACCCAGGAACATTGTTGCCAAGGATACCGTGAGCAGCATGCAGGCCGGCATTATGTACGGCTATGCCGGCCTGGTGGACGGCATAGTGGGGCGTATGAAAAAGGAAGTGGACGGCAATCCTCTGGTGGTGGCGACAGGGGGGCTGGCAACTGTCATTGCTGCGCAGACGGCAACTATTGACGTAGTGGAACAGATGCTGACTTTAGATGGTTTGCGCATCATCTACAACATCAATGTCAAAAAGAGGGATTGTTCAGGTGATGGGGAAATATCAGGTAACATTCCATCCCAGCGAGAGAGCCATCTCCGTTGA
- a CDS encoding ASKHA domain-containing protein, giving the protein MGKYQVTFHPSERAISVDEGENLLQAAMAAGIHINASCGGNANCGKCKVRISGGLVASPLHAKLSSFEYADGYRLACLTSVIAPVDIEIPPESQVDRSTLALKGDRGLASYLLSPKDIYQLVQGWDVDPSVFKIYVELEPPSLGDNVSDLTRLIRAINRQHGINGISTDFRVIMKLSRLLREADWKVTVTLVLTIKGAKLINVAAGDNCQQNYSIVLDIGTTTVFGQILNLNECKVVACPDGNCNGATLFALAEASDYNAQINFGEDVITRIVHSQKPGGLMKLQQTVVGTINGIIEELLKMSGIDRALISHLVVAGNTTMTQLLLGVDPKYIREAPYVPTANFIPPVRAVHLGINIGEHVYMYIFPSVASYVGGDVVAGVLGSGIFQREALTLYMDIGTNGEIVLGNKDWLASVSCSAGPAFEGAGIKFGMRATRGAIEEVSINPHTCEPMILTIGRTRPLGICGSGLIDIVAELLEAGLIDQDGKFRLDLPTGRVRRGGDGYEYVLAYKEQTQIHEDIVLTEIDIENLIRTKGSIYAGCKILLESLGLGFKDLEQVIIAGGFGRHLDLEKAIFIGLLPELEISKFIFVGNGSLLGARLLSFSQDLLKEAERISLMMTNLELSNHGGFMNEFMAALFLPHTDASAFPKVQERLHLSRENAQKSSFR; this is encoded by the coding sequence ATGGGGAAATATCAGGTAACATTCCATCCCAGCGAGAGAGCCATCTCCGTTGATGAAGGAGAGAACCTTCTTCAGGCGGCTATGGCCGCGGGGATACATATCAATGCCTCCTGCGGTGGCAATGCAAACTGCGGCAAATGCAAGGTCAGGATTAGCGGCGGTTTGGTCGCCTCGCCGCTGCATGCCAAGTTGTCCTCATTTGAGTACGCAGACGGCTATCGGCTGGCTTGCCTGACTTCCGTAATCGCTCCGGTGGATATCGAAATCCCTCCGGAATCGCAGGTTGACAGATCTACGCTGGCACTCAAGGGCGATCGGGGCCTTGCCTCTTATCTTCTTTCTCCAAAAGACATTTACCAATTAGTGCAGGGTTGGGATGTTGACCCTTCGGTATTTAAAATATATGTGGAATTAGAGCCTCCTTCTCTGGGCGATAATGTCAGCGATCTGACGCGCCTTATTCGTGCCATCAATCGCCAGCATGGCATTAACGGCATTTCCACCGACTTCCGGGTAATTATGAAATTAAGCCGCCTGCTGCGGGAGGCGGATTGGAAGGTAACCGTTACCCTGGTGCTGACCATAAAGGGAGCAAAATTAATCAACGTGGCGGCCGGAGACAATTGCCAGCAGAATTACTCGATCGTACTGGACATCGGCACCACCACTGTTTTCGGTCAGATCCTCAATCTTAACGAATGCAAGGTTGTCGCTTGCCCCGATGGTAACTGTAATGGCGCAACTCTCTTTGCCCTCGCCGAGGCCTCTGATTATAATGCCCAGATAAATTTCGGAGAAGACGTTATCACCCGGATCGTCCACTCTCAGAAACCGGGCGGTCTAATGAAGCTCCAGCAAACGGTGGTGGGAACGATCAATGGCATTATTGAAGAGCTTCTGAAAATGAGCGGCATTGATCGCGCCTTGATTTCCCATCTCGTCGTAGCCGGCAATACGACCATGACGCAATTGCTGTTGGGCGTTGACCCGAAGTATATCCGGGAGGCCCCCTATGTGCCCACCGCCAATTTTATCCCCCCGGTACGAGCGGTCCATCTGGGCATCAATATCGGCGAACATGTTTATATGTATATCTTTCCATCGGTGGCCAGTTATGTAGGCGGTGACGTAGTCGCCGGCGTACTCGGCTCCGGCATTTTCCAGCGGGAAGCCTTGACCCTTTACATGGATATTGGCACCAACGGGGAGATTGTTTTGGGAAACAAGGATTGGCTGGCCAGTGTTTCCTGCTCAGCGGGACCGGCCTTTGAGGGAGCAGGGATAAAATTCGGCATGCGGGCGACCCGCGGCGCCATTGAAGAAGTCAGTATCAACCCGCACACCTGTGAACCGATGATCTTGACCATCGGCCGCACCAGGCCACTCGGCATCTGCGGATCAGGCTTGATTGATATTGTAGCCGAACTGCTGGAGGCAGGCCTTATTGATCAAGATGGCAAGTTTCGCCTCGATCTTCCGACCGGGCGGGTAAGGAGGGGAGGGGACGGTTATGAATACGTGCTGGCCTACAAAGAACAAACGCAAATTCATGAAGATATTGTCCTGACGGAGATTGACATCGAAAACCTCATCCGTACCAAAGGTTCCATATATGCCGGTTGCAAGATACTACTGGAAAGTCTGGGCTTGGGTTTCAAGGATCTGGAGCAGGTCATTATAGCCGGCGGCTTTGGCCGACATCTCGATCTGGAAAAGGCTATTTTTATAGGTTTATTGCCGGAATTGGAGATCAGCAAATTCATCTTTGTCGGCAACGGTTCCCTGCTGGGTGCCCGGCTGCTTTCCTTTTCGCAAGATCTGCTTAAGGAAGCGGAAAGGATCTCACTCATGATGACCAATCTGGAATTGAGCAATCACGGCGGTTTCATGAATGAATTTATGGCGGCACTGTTTCTGCCCCACACTGATGCGTCAGCCTTTCCGAAGGTACAGGAGCGGCTGCATTTGAGCAGGGAAAATGCCCAAAAATCGTCATTCCGGTGA
- a CDS encoding biotin--[acetyl-CoA-carboxylase] ligase → MDFNAENLNAALSGKAIGSPLYFSPSADSTNLLAFKLAGEGAPEGTVIIADHQTCGRGRMQRVWQSPPAVNLYTSLILRPALAAALSSPLTVMAGVAVAELLNGYCPQRVRLKWPNDVLINDKKVSGILTEMKTAGHKVEFVIVGIGININMQKNDFPPPLEEIATSLRIEMGKTIDRVGLTVKLFEIMADLYQLFLKEGIKPIRELWLSSSQLMERCVGVTFGEEVYQGMVTGMDDAGALIIRDGNGEQRRVIAGDVKLIEGYRG, encoded by the coding sequence ATGGACTTTAATGCGGAAAACCTGAACGCCGCTCTGTCGGGAAAAGCGATTGGCTCGCCGCTTTATTTTTCCCCCAGTGCGGACTCAACTAATTTACTGGCCTTCAAGTTGGCGGGGGAGGGGGCGCCGGAAGGAACGGTCATTATTGCCGACCATCAGACCTGTGGTCGGGGACGTATGCAGAGAGTGTGGCAGTCTCCGCCGGCTGTCAACCTCTATACATCCTTGATCCTTAGGCCTGCCTTGGCGGCGGCTTTATCCTCTCCCCTCACTGTCATGGCCGGAGTGGCCGTCGCCGAACTCCTAAACGGCTATTGCCCTCAACGGGTGCGGCTCAAGTGGCCGAATGATGTGCTGATCAATGATAAGAAAGTCAGCGGCATTCTGACGGAAATGAAAACGGCAGGTCATAAGGTTGAATTCGTCATTGTCGGGATCGGCATCAATATCAACATGCAAAAAAATGATTTCCCGCCGCCTCTCGAAGAGATTGCCACATCGCTTCGAATAGAGATGGGGAAGACGATTGATCGTGTCGGGTTGACAGTTAAGTTATTTGAAATTATGGCTGATTTATATCAGTTATTCCTCAAGGAAGGAATCAAACCCATCCGGGAATTGTGGTTGTCATCTTCGCAACTAATGGAAAGATGCGTCGGGGTAACCTTCGGAGAGGAAGTTTATCAGGGGATGGTCACGGGTATGGACGACGCGGGAGCGCTCATTATCAGGGATGGAAATGGTGAGCAACGCCGCGTCATCGCAGGCGATGTCAAGTTAATTGAAGGGTATAGAGGATAG
- the miaA gene encoding tRNA (adenosine(37)-N6)-dimethylallyltransferase MiaA yields MRIVIKGDYPVFIPHSPRLLILVGATGVGKTQLALKLAHTWGAEIISADSMQVYRYMDIGTAKPGKTERENTPHHLIDVVDPDGVFNVSLYINLARQIIAVPGNNQKLFIVVGGTGLYIRALLGGLVADAGADKDLRDYLRMQLKVSGRDSLYAILKEKDALAANLIDPHDTNRIMRAIEVWHQSGKSIVVKQREHHFSERPYHYLKIGLKMERSQLYRRIERRAEDMIDRGFVEEVKWLLAQGYHEDLKSMHSLGYRHLTGYLHGDYSLEEAVAAMKRDTRQYAKRQETWFKADPEINWFSYDDFTSLSKLVEEFMTGADTRNILT; encoded by the coding sequence TTGAGGATAGTTATTAAGGGTGATTATCCCGTGTTTATTCCCCATTCCCCTCGTTTGCTGATTCTTGTCGGCGCTACCGGCGTTGGTAAAACTCAGTTAGCTTTAAAGCTCGCCCATACTTGGGGGGCGGAAATTATCAGCGCCGATTCCATGCAAGTTTACCGTTACATGGATATCGGTACGGCCAAACCTGGCAAAACGGAGCGGGAGAATACTCCCCACCATCTGATTGATGTCGTGGATCCGGACGGGGTGTTTAATGTTTCTTTATATATTAATTTGGCCCGTCAGATCATCGCGGTGCCAGGAAATAATCAAAAACTTTTTATTGTCGTGGGCGGCACCGGTCTTTATATACGGGCTCTGCTGGGTGGCCTGGTTGCGGATGCAGGAGCTGATAAGGATTTGAGAGACTACTTGCGAATGCAACTCAAAGTCTCCGGCAGGGATAGTCTCTATGCTATCCTGAAAGAAAAAGATGCCCTGGCCGCAAATTTGATTGATCCGCACGATACCAACCGCATTATGCGCGCCATCGAAGTCTGGCACCAAAGCGGGAAATCTATTGTCGTCAAGCAAAGAGAGCACCATTTTTCCGAGCGTCCATATCATTATCTCAAGATAGGGCTGAAGATGGAGCGGTCACAGCTTTACAGGCGCATAGAGCGTCGGGCGGAGGACATGATTGACCGCGGTTTCGTTGAGGAGGTTAAATGGTTGCTTGCACAGGGCTATCACGAGGATCTTAAATCCATGCATTCCCTAGGTTATCGTCATCTAACAGGTTACCTGCATGGGGATTACAGTCTGGAAGAGGCCGTCGCCGCAATGAAGCGCGATACCAGGCAATACGCCAAACGTCAGGAAACCTGGTTCAAGGCGGACCCTGAGATCAACTGGTTCAGTTATGATGATTTCACATCGTTGTCAAAACTGGTGGAGGAATTTATGACCGGAGCGGATACCCGAAATATCTTGACTTAA
- a CDS encoding valine--tRNA ligase — MKLLSKSFEPHGSEDSYYQSWVSGNLFHAADSSPNKPYCIVIPPPNVTGILHMGHALNNVLQDIMIRYRRMQGYNTLWMPGMDHAGIATQNVVEQQLAAEGISRHDLGREKFLARVWEWKAKSGGTIINQLKRLGCSCDWSRERFTMDEGLSRAVREAFVRLYNDGLIYQGDYIVNWCPRCHTAISDLEVEYTEEPSSLWYIRYPLTQGRGEIVVATTRPETMLGDTAVAVNPHDKRHQGKIGKTVMLPLVNREIPVIADDYVSLEFGTGAVKITPACDPNDFSMAERHQLPILKIMNGDAVINAEGGIYEGMDRYEARKNIIKDLESGGYLDHKEPYNHNIGRCYRCHTDIEPTVSRQWFVKVKPLAKAASNAVTKGKTRIIPSMWESTYYEWMNNIRDWCISRQIWWGHRIPVWYCECGRIIVAAAEPLACPDCGKTNLKQDEDVLDTWFSSALWPFSTLGWPDETPALKTFYPTSLLITGFDILFFWVARMMMMGLYIMKEVPFRDVYLHALVRDEKGEKMSKSKGNSIDPLKMVDKFGADAFRFTLAAFTAQGRDVRMSEERIEGYKFFVNKIWNMAKFVQMNIEDYDSASPVNTGELSLADRWIKSRLNVTVVEVIKALDEYRFNEAAAAIYQFIWHELCDWYVELVKPVLYGKSQAGSRRAVQSTLLQVLEASLKLLHPFMPFVSEEIWQHLISNDGYLMVSEFPVPNDTARDDAAEQEVRNIVEIITAIRNIRGEMGIAPSKKLKVIIHASDDKSRSVILSAEDYIYHLANLVELTIVTAAVEAKEAATAVAADMMIYVLLEGLIDIPAEKFRLEKEIAKVAKDLSFVSKKLSNSDFRAKAAEAIVSKEEEKYRDLMGKHNVLEAALKKFQDIAQSAAAAII, encoded by the coding sequence ATGAAATTATTGAGTAAATCTTTTGAACCGCATGGTTCTGAGGACAGTTATTATCAGAGCTGGGTCAGCGGCAATTTGTTTCATGCCGCGGACAGCAGTCCCAATAAACCCTATTGCATTGTCATCCCGCCTCCTAACGTTACAGGAATTCTGCACATGGGCCATGCCTTGAATAATGTCCTCCAGGACATTATGATCAGATACCGGCGCATGCAGGGTTACAACACGCTTTGGATGCCCGGTATGGATCACGCGGGTATCGCCACCCAGAATGTCGTGGAGCAGCAACTGGCGGCCGAAGGCATATCCCGGCATGATCTGGGCAGGGAAAAGTTTCTGGCCCGGGTTTGGGAATGGAAAGCCAAATCAGGCGGGACTATCATCAATCAGTTGAAAAGACTTGGTTGTTCCTGCGACTGGTCCAGGGAACGCTTTACGATGGATGAAGGTCTGTCCAGGGCGGTCCGGGAAGCCTTTGTGCGTTTATATAATGACGGTTTGATCTACCAAGGTGATTATATTGTTAACTGGTGTCCCCGCTGTCATACGGCCATTTCTGATCTGGAGGTGGAGTATACGGAGGAGCCGTCGTCACTTTGGTATATTCGGTATCCTCTTACCCAGGGCCGGGGCGAGATCGTGGTGGCAACAACGCGTCCGGAGACCATGCTTGGCGATACGGCCGTCGCCGTTAACCCCCATGACAAAAGGCACCAGGGCAAGATTGGCAAAACAGTCATGTTGCCGCTTGTTAATCGAGAAATACCCGTCATTGCCGATGACTATGTTTCCCTGGAATTCGGCACCGGCGCCGTGAAAATTACGCCGGCCTGCGACCCCAATGATTTCTCTATGGCCGAACGGCATCAACTGCCCATTCTGAAAATCATGAATGGAGACGCCGTTATCAACGCCGAGGGCGGCATTTATGAAGGGATGGACCGTTACGAGGCCCGAAAAAATATTATCAAGGATTTGGAAAGCGGCGGTTATCTGGATCACAAAGAGCCCTACAACCATAATATCGGGCGCTGCTATCGCTGTCATACGGATATTGAGCCAACCGTTTCCCGCCAGTGGTTCGTCAAGGTCAAGCCGTTGGCCAAGGCAGCCAGTAACGCGGTCACCAAGGGGAAAACAAGAATAATCCCTTCAATGTGGGAAAGCACCTATTATGAATGGATGAATAATATCCGTGACTGGTGCATTTCCCGGCAGATCTGGTGGGGCCATCGCATCCCCGTCTGGTATTGCGAATGCGGCAGGATTATTGTCGCCGCCGCTGAACCGCTTGCCTGCCCGGATTGTGGCAAAACGAACTTAAAGCAGGATGAAGATGTCCTCGATACCTGGTTCAGTTCCGCCCTTTGGCCATTTTCCACGCTGGGCTGGCCGGACGAAACGCCCGCCTTGAAAACCTTCTATCCAACTTCCCTGTTGATCACGGGCTTTGATATCCTCTTTTTCTGGGTTGCCCGGATGATGATGATGGGGCTTTACATTATGAAGGAAGTCCCTTTCCGCGATGTTTATCTCCATGCCCTCGTTCGCGACGAAAAAGGCGAAAAGATGAGCAAGTCCAAGGGCAACAGCATAGATCCCCTAAAAATGGTGGACAAGTTCGGCGCCGACGCCTTCCGGTTTACCCTGGCCGCTTTTACTGCTCAGGGCCGGGATGTGCGCATGTCCGAGGAGAGAATAGAGGGTTACAAATTTTTCGTAAACAAGATCTGGAACATGGCCAAGTTCGTTCAGATGAATATCGAAGATTATGACTCCGCATCGCCAGTCAACACCGGGGAATTATCGCTCGCTGACCGCTGGATCAAATCCCGTTTGAACGTAACTGTCGTGGAAGTAATCAAGGCTTTGGATGAGTATCGGTTTAATGAGGCGGCCGCAGCCATTTATCAGTTCATCTGGCATGAATTATGTGACTGGTACGTGGAATTAGTAAAACCGGTTCTTTATGGCAAGAGCCAGGCCGGATCGAGAAGGGCGGTTCAGAGCACGTTACTTCAGGTATTGGAGGCATCGCTCAAACTCCTGCACCCCTTCATGCCTTTTGTGAGCGAGGAAATATGGCAGCATTTGATCAGCAATGACGGTTACCTCATGGTCAGTGAATTTCCCGTCCCCAATGACACCGCTCGGGATGACGCTGCCGAGCAGGAAGTACGCAATATTGTGGAGATAATTACCGCCATCCGTAACATTCGTGGAGAAATGGGGATTGCCCCCTCTAAAAAGCTCAAGGTAATTATCCATGCCTCAGACGACAAATCCCGGTCTGTTATTTTAAGCGCGGAAGACTATATTTACCATTTAGCCAATCTGGTAGAGCTGACCATTGTTACCGCGGCAGTGGAAGCGAAAGAGGCGGCCACTGCCGTCGCGGCGGACATGATGATATATGTTCTCCTCGAAGGGCTCATTGATATTCCCGCCGAAAAGTTCAGGTTGGAAAAGGAAATTGCCAAGGTAGCCAAAGACCTGTCATTTGTTTCTAAGAAGCTCAGCAACAGCGATTTCCGCGCCAAAGCGGCCGAAGCAATTGTAAGTAAAGAGGAAGAAAAGTATCGCGATTTGATGGGGAAACATAATGTCCTGGAGGCGGCTTTAAAGAAATTTCAGGACATCGCCCAATCTGCCGCGGCTGCAATTATCTAA
- the nadC gene encoding carboxylating nicotinate-nucleotide diphosphorylase, translating to MAYKPAVHKLIAMALAEDIGSGDVTTGGALKGNETGFAKAVAKSETIVAGINVFRESFLFLDPDLLFTASVADGDKVQQGDVIAVIQGRLGSILMAERTALNFLQRMCGIATHTRRLVEAVKDSGVKIIHTRKTAPGLRILDTYAVRVAGGYSHRFGLFDGALIKENHIAAAGSIAAAVANVRRRVPITVKIEVEVENLPQVEEALSAGADVIMFDNMSIADMKKAVTIVAGRIPLEASGNVTLANVKEIAGTGVNYISSGALTHSVMAADISLRVECRDEIH from the coding sequence ATGGCATATAAACCAGCGGTGCATAAATTGATCGCGATGGCCCTTGCCGAAGACATCGGTTCCGGGGATGTAACTACAGGCGGCGCCCTGAAGGGTAACGAAACAGGATTCGCAAAAGCGGTGGCGAAATCCGAGACGATTGTTGCCGGCATTAATGTCTTCCGGGAGTCATTTCTGTTTCTTGATCCGGACCTCCTATTTACCGCCTCGGTTGCAGACGGTGATAAAGTGCAGCAAGGTGATGTCATTGCCGTAATTCAGGGTCGGCTGGGGAGCATATTAATGGCCGAACGGACGGCGCTGAACTTTCTGCAAAGGATGTGCGGCATTGCCACCCACACGCGTCGCTTGGTAGAGGCCGTGAAAGACAGTGGCGTGAAAATCATTCATACCAGAAAAACTGCGCCGGGATTAAGAATCCTGGATACCTATGCTGTCCGCGTTGCCGGCGGTTACAGCCATCGTTTCGGTCTTTTTGACGGCGCCTTGATCAAGGAAAATCATATTGCCGCCGCCGGCAGCATTGCCGCGGCGGTAGCCAATGTGCGTCGCCGGGTGCCCATAACCGTCAAGATCGAGGTGGAAGTGGAAAATCTCCCACAGGTGGAAGAAGCACTTAGCGCTGGCGCCGATGTGATCATGTTTGACAATATGAGCATTGCCGATATGAAAAAAGCGGTAACAATTGTTGCGGGTCGGATCCCTTTGGAGGCATCTGGCAACGTGACGCTGGCTAATGTGAAAGAGATAGCCGGAACGGGGGTAAATTACATATCATCCGGGGCGCTTACCCATTCCGTGATGGCAGCGGACATATCTCTGCGGGTGGAATGCCGCGATGAGATACATTAG